Genomic window (Croceicoccus sp. Ery15):
TCCGGTCGCTGACTGGCCTGTGGGAGAGCCCTTGCTGGCGCGACTGGCAGCATGGGGCGAAGAATGTTCCTCTCTGGCGGCACTGGCCGACGGGTGGGAAGCGATGGTCGGCGATGCGCCATTGCCCGCCACGGCTTTTGCAGCCTTGTCCGACGGACGCGCGCGGGCGATGGCGGGGCTGGCACATGTGACGGGTAGCAGGACCGCCCGGTCGGTCGTTCAGAGCCATGCCTATCGCTGGTCGCTGGCAGATATCGCGATCCATCTGGCCGATGAACAGGAACGGGCCCGCGTGATGGCGCTGCTGAAAGCGGCCGATCGCGCCGAGGGAAGTGTGGACAAGGCGATGCGCCCGTTGAACGTGCTGCGCGTGATGGCAGAACGGGCGGCATCGGCGGTGCGGCCCATCGGCGGTTTGGGGGACTTTCTGGCTGCGATCAGGGCGGGTCTGACGGGTCGATAGCGTTCCCTTAACCCTGCGGGCCCTATGCGATTGCCGGATAGCGGGACGGAACGGATCGGACCGGAAAGGGCGTAGATGAATCGCATGGTATTGGGCGCTTTCGGCGCGCTTCTTCTGGTCGCCATCGGCGTGTTCTGGTGGCAGGGCAGGGCGGTCGAAAGCCCCGCCGCGCCGTTGCCGGAGGCCGAGGAAGCGGGCGCTGCCAGGCCCGATGCAGATGCGATCCCCGCGGCCGATGTCGGCGGCATGCAGGGCCCCGCGCTTCCCACCGCAGTCGAAATGACGCGCGAGCAGGAGCGGTTCTTTCGTTATGACCGCAACCGCGACCTTGAAATCACGCGTAACGAGATGCTGTCGACCCGCGTCGCCGCCTTCCGCAAGCTGGACAAGGACGGCAACAACCTGCTGACGTTCGAGGAATGGGCCGTCACCACGGTTGACCGGTTCGAGAAGATGGACGCCGACCACAACCAGCGCCTGACGCCCGCCGAATTCGCCACCAGCGCGCCAAAGCGCACTGCCCGCAAGCCCGCCAGCAAATGTTCGTGCTGACCGGTCAGGCGGGTTCCGCCGCTTTGGCGGTGCCCAGCCATGCCGCCATGTCGCGTTTGGCGCGGTCGGTATAGGCGCGCTTGCGTTCCTTTTTCTTCACATCCTCGTCCGGCATGGGGAACAGGCCGAAATTCACATTCATCGGCTGATAGGTCTCCGCCTCGGCATCGCCGGTGATATGCGACAACAGGGCGCCCATTGCGGTCGTGCGCGGCGGCGATTGCCAGTCGCGTCCTGCCAGTTCGCTGGCCGCCATCATCCCTGCCATCAGCCCGACGGCCGCGCTTTCGACATAGCCTTCGCAGCCGGTGATCTGGCCCGCGAACCGGATATGCGGCGCTGATTTCAGCCGGAGCTGCCGGTCGAGCAATATGGGAGAATTCAGGAAGGTGTTGCGGTGCAAACCGCCAAGGCGCGCGAATTCGGCATTTTCAAGCCCGGGAATCGTGCGGAACAATTCCTTTTGCGCGCCGTGCTTCAGCTTGGTCTGGAACCCGACCATGTTCCATAATGTGCCCAGCATATTGTCCTGCCGCAGCTGCACGACGGCATAGGGCCAGCGGCCCTTGGGAAATTCGGGCGTGGCCGTGTGCGGATTGTCCAGCCCCACCGGCTTCATTGGACCGAAGCGCAAAGTGTCCTCTCCGCGCGCGGCCATCACCTCGATCGGCATGCAGCCTTCGAAATAGGGGGTGTTCGCTTCCCATTCCTTGAACTCGGTCTTTTTGCCATCCAGCAGGCCCTGCCGGAAGGCGAGATATTGCTCCTTGTTCATCGGACAATTGATGTAGTCTTTCGTATCGCCCTTGTCCCAGCGACTGGCCATCCAGCAGATATCCATGTCGACCGTATCGCGATGGACGATGGGTGCGATGGCATCGAAAAAGGCGAGGCTGTCCGCACCCGTCGCCGCACCGATGCTTTGTGCAAGCGAAGCGGCAGTCAGCGGGCCGGTGGCGACAATCACATGCCCTTCGGCAGGCAAAACATCGATCCGTTCACGCACGATGGTGACATTGGGCATTTCGGCCAGCGCCTTTTCGACATGGGCCGAAAATATGTCGCGATCCACTGCCAGTGCCGAACCGGCGGGCACCTGCGTCTCTGCTGCGGCTCGCATGATCAGCGAATCGCATTGCCGCATTTCGTAATGCAACAGCCCGACCGCGTTCGAGGTGTCGTCGTCCGAACGGAAGCTGTTCGAACAGACCAGTTCGGCCAGCCCGTCGGTGTGGTGGGCATCTGTGGTGGCGCCGCCGTCCGGCAGATTGGCCCCGCGCATTTCGGACAGGCGAACATGGAAACCGCGCCGCGCCAGTTGCCAGGCCGCTTCGCTTCCAGCCAGGCCGCCGCCGATGATATGGATCTGTTGTGCATTTGTGGTCATGCGCGCCGGTTAGCGATTGCGCCCATGGCTTGGCAAATGCAATCAGGCGGCCCCGATGCAAGAAAACCGGCCTGATGGAGCCCAGATGGTAAAACGCGCCCTGATCGAACGCCGCCCCTGGCTGCTTTTATCCATCGTTTCGGCCATCGTCTGGTGGCTGGCGATCGACGGAACGCAAACGCCCGGTGCCTATCAGCTGGTGTTGAAGGGCGTGCCGGTCGGATTGCTGGCGGTTTACGCCTGGCAGCGTTCGCTTGGCACCGACGGCACGCTGGTCGCGCTGACCATGCTGGTCGCGGCGATTGGCGATGCGCTGATTACGCTGGAATATGGCTGGGGCGGGCTGGTCCATGCGCTGTCGCAGCTGATCGTGATCGCGCTCTATTGGCGCAACCATCGGCCCGGTGTGAAACCGGCGGTGATGGCATCGGGTCTGGCTGCCGTGGTGGTCGCGCCCGTGCTGGCATGGTTTCTGATGGTGGGCGAAACAGGGCAGGGCGCGGTCGCGGCGTCGGCGGCATTGCTGGCAATCACGGCGGCCATGGCGTGGCTCAGCCGGTTTCCGCGCCAGCGCGTGGGGCTGGGGGCCTTGCTTTATCTGCTGTCGGAATTGCTGTTGATCGCCGTCGGCGCGCGTTTGGTGCAGGGCGGGGCGCTGGAGCAGTCGGCCCGCGAACTGGTGTGGCCGCTGTATTATATCGGCCAGTTGCTGGTCACGACGGGCATCGTCACCACACTGCGCAACGAACGGCGATAGGGAAGGACAGGCCGGGCGGCAGCCTGCCGCCCGGCGCTATTCCTATTCCTCTCCCGGTTGCTCGTCGTCGCGGTCCTGCGTCGGATCGGGCTGCGTTTCTTCTGCGTTCCGGCCGACCATTTCCTCGACGATGGCTTCCTCGGCCTCGGTCTCGGGTGCTTCTTCCTCGTCGATGCGCGCGACCGAAACGACATGCTCGTTCTTGCCCACATCGAACAGGCGCACACCCGCCGTATTGCGGCCCAATACACGCAGCGAGGCGAGATTGATGCGGATCAGCTTGGCCTTGTCGGTCACCAGCATCAGCTGGTCCGAGACATTGGCGGCAAAGCTGTTCACCACGGGGCCGTTGCGGGCGATATTGTCGATATTGACGATGCCCTGACCGCCGCGACCCGTCTTGCGATATTCATAGGCGGAGCTGATCTTGCCGTAACCGTTGGCACAGACGGTCAGCACGAATTCCTCCGCATCGGCCATCGCCTGTTGATCTTCGGTCCGTTCGGCCGCGTCGTCCTTCCACGGCGCGACCTTCAGATAGGCGTCGCGCTGTTCGGAATCGGCCGTCAGCTCTTTCAGGATCGACAGCGAAACAACCTCGTCCCCGTCCTTCAAGGTCATGCCGCGCACGCCGGTCGAAGTGCGCGACTGGAATTCGCGCACATCCTCTGCGGCAAAGCGGATCGCCTTGCCGTTGCGGCTTGCCAGCAGCACGTCATGCGAGGAATCGAGCAATGCCACGCCGATCAGCCGGTCGCCCGAAGCCTCGTCGAAGCGCATGGCGAATTTGCCGTTCGACGGGATGTTGGTGAACGCGTCCATGGAATTGCGCCGCACGCTGCCCAGCGCGGTTGCGAACACCACGTGGAGTGCGCCCCAGCTGTCCTCGTCCTCCGGCAGTGGCAGCACGGTGGCGATCGTTTCGCCCGGATCGAGTGCGGGCAGTAGGTTGACAATGGGCCGCCCGCGCGTGGCCGGACCGCCCTCGGGCAGTTTCCAGACCTTGAGGCGATAGACCTTGCCGCTGGTCGAGAAGAACAGCACCGGATTATGCGTGCTGGTCACGAAGAGCGAGGATACGGCATCCTCATCCTTGGTGCTCATCCCAGAACGGCCCTTGCCGCCGCGATGCTGCGCACGGAAGGTGGAGAGCGGAGTGCGCTTGATATAGCCGTCCATGGTGACGGTTACGACCATATCGTCGCGCTCGATCAGATCCTCGTCGTCGACGCCGTCCCATGCGGGCGCGATCTCGCACTTGCGCGGAGTGGCGAATTTCTCGCGCACTTCCAGCAATTCGTCGCGCATCACGCCGTACAATTTCACCCGGTCGGCGAGGATCGAGAGATATTCCTTGATATCGACTGAGAGCTTTTCGAGCTCCTCGCCAATCTCGTCCCGGCCCATTGCGGTCAGGCGGTGGAGGCGCAGGTCGAGGATGGCGCGCACCTGCCGCTCGGACAGGCGATAGGCCGCGGCATCGCCCGCGTCCTCGTGGTCCTCGATCGCTTCGACAAGGCGGATATAGGGCGCGATCTCGCCCATTTCCCACTCGCGCGCCAGCAGCGTTTCGCGCGCCAGTTGCGGCGTGGCGGATCCGCGGATGATGCGCACCACCTCGTCAAGGTTCGACACCGCGATGACGAGGCCAAGCAAAATATGCGCCCGTTCGCGCGCCTTGTTCAGTTCGTACTTGGTGCGCCGCGTGATGACATCTTCGCGGAAATGGATGAAGCTTTGCAGAATGTCGCGCAGGTTCAGCGTTTCGGGCCGTCCGCCGCGGATCGCCAGCATATTGGCGGGAAAGCTCGACTGCGCGGGCGTGTAACGCCAGATCTGGTTCAGCACGACCTCGGGCGAGGCATCGCGCTTGAGGTCCACGACCACGCGCATGCCGGCACGGTTGGATTCGTCGCGAATATCGGCAATGCCCTCGATCCGCTTGTCCTTGGCGGCTTCGGCGATCTTCTCGACCAGACCCGCCTTGCCGACCTGAAACGGGATCGACGTCAGAACGATCGACTGGCGATCGCCGCGCCGTGTCTCGATCTCGTGCCGGCAGCGTTGCAGGATCGATCCGCGTCCCTCGCGATAGGCTGCGCGCGCGCCTGCCTGACCAAGGATCAGCGGCGCGGTCGGGAAATCCGGACCGGGGATGATTTCGAACAATTCGTCGATCGAAATCGCCGGATTGTCCATCATCGCAAGACAGCCGTCGATCACCTCGCCCAGATTATGCGGCGGGATATTGGTCGCCATGCCGACCGCGATGCCGCCCGCGCCATTGACCAGAAGGTTCGGGAAGCGTGCGGGCAGGACAGAAGGTTCCTGTTCGGAACCGTCGTAGTTATCGACGAAATCGACCGTATCCTTGTCGAGATCGTTCAGCAGCGGTTCCGCAGCCTTGGCCAGACGGCTTTCGGTATAGCGCATGGCTGCCGGCGGATCGGGGTCCATCGAACCGAAGTTCCCCTGACCGTCGATCAGCGGCAGGCGCATCGACCAGTCCTGCGTCATGCGGGCCAGCGCGTCATAAATCGCACTGTCGCCATGCGGGTGGTACGAACCCATCACCTCACCGACGATCTTCGCGGATTTGCGGAAGGGGCGGTTCGAATGGTAGCCGCCGACCTGCGCGGCATAGAGAATGCGGCGGTGAACCGGCTTCAGCCCGTCGCGCACATCGGGCAGCGCGCGGGCCACGATCACGCTCATCGCGTAATCGAGATAGCTGGTCTTCATCTCGTCGACGATGTCGATCGGTTCGATGTCGGGGCCAGGCTGCGAGGGAAGCTCGGTAATATCGTTCACTGGGGGTCTGCTCTATAGCGTCTTCTGACTGTCTTATCGGTCTGGCAGACTAGGCGAGGGCGCCCGCCAAGGCCAGCGAAGCAAGGCGTAACCGGGCGTTCGGCGCAGCGTTTTCCACAGTCGCCCGCCCAGTCTGGCGCGCTTTGGTCCGGCACAGGGCACCAGAGCGTCCGTGGTGCGTTCCCATTCAATCCGCGTTCAGTCGCTTTCGCGTATGAAGGGTGCGTGATTTAAGAAATATAAGGCGCGAACCGGTTGCCATGCGGGACATTCCCCGCCATCTGGTTCGCGCTTTTTTATGAGAGATACGGCCCGTCCGCGCTTCCCTCGGCGCGTGGGCCACAGCCTGAAAGCCTAAAGGAGTTTTTGATGAAGCGTTCCGTTTCGCACGTGGCCATGGCCCTGGCGCTTACGCTGGGCACTGCTGGCGCCATCGGCGTTGCTGCCCCTGCCTATGCGCAAAAGCAGCCCAAGATGGAGATTTCCAAGGAATTTCAGCCCCATGCAGTCGCCATTCAGGAATCGGTGAACGGTTCGGCCGAAAATCCGCAGGTCGCTGCCAGCCAGCAGCAGGCCATGGATGCGCTGAACAAGGTGCTGGGCGCACGTGACGATGCTTCGCGCGCGGCCGCACAGGCCGAACTGGATGCGGCGCGTGCCAATGTCGACCAACAGATGGGCGGCGTTCTTGCAAAGTTAAATGCCGGTCGCCCGACGTTGTCGACGGCGGATGACAAGCTGTTCTTCGGTCAGATGGAGCAGAACGTCGGCCAGAAAATGGCCGATTTCGCCATGCAGCAAAGCGGCATCCAGCTGATGATCGACAGCGGCAAGCTGCCGCCCGAAGAACTGCCGAAATATCATTATTTCGCCGGTCTTTCGGCGTTCAACTCGCAAAACTATGCCGATGCGCGCACGTCGCTGCAAAAGGCAGTCGACGGCGGCTATGTCGACGGCGGGGCAGAAAAGATGCTGGTCGATTCCTATTTGCGCGACAATATGACCGCAGAGGGGCTGACCAAGCTGAAATCGATGATCACTGCCAAGATGGCCGCCGGTCAGCCGGTGCCCGAAGGCTGGGCATTCGATGGTCTGGCCGCGTCGGTGAACCAGAACCAGCGCGATCAGGCGTTCGACTGGGCGTTGCTGACGCTGCAGACCGACAGCCGTGCGCAGGCGCGCGGGCAGGCCTATAATATTTTCGAGGCCTATACCCCGAACTATAGCGACGAGGAGCAGCTCGATGTGCTGCGTCTTATGTCGCGTGACAATGGCATCACCGAAAGCCGTCAGGCGCTGACCTATCTGGAACTGATGCAGCCACTGCGTCGTCCGGGCGAGGCGAAGACCTTTACCGACAAGGGCACGCAGCTTCCCGCCGGCCATTCCATGGTGACCGAAGCCAAGCGCGTGGGCGCGGAGCGTTACGATTCGACGCTGCGCGAACTGAACGCCGACGCATCGGGTGCGACCGGCAATGGCGCGGTGGCAATCGCTGACACCTATCTGGGTTACGGCAAGGCTGCCGAGGCCGAAGCGGCCTATCGCAAGGGTCTGGAAACCGGCGCTGCCGACAAGGCAAAGGCACAGATGGGCCTGGGTATCGCGCTGGCCGATCAGGGCAAATATGCCGAAGCCAAGCAGGCTTTCGGTCAGGTCACGACGGGCAATCGTGCATCGCTGGCAAAGGCGTGGATCGCCTATGTCGACAACAAGGCGGGCTGATCTGCCGATTATCGACACGGAAAGGGCGGCCTTTGCGGGCCGCCCTTTTTCGTTGGTTCGGTGCTGAATTGTTTCAGCGCAGGCGTTTGACGACCAGATGGCCGTCCTTTTCCTTTACCTCGAAATGTTCGAGCGAGCGCAGCAAATCGCTCAGTCTTTTATAGCCATAATTGCGCACGTCGAAACTGGACCGGTTGCCCGCGATCTGGCCGACTTCGCTCAACCGCGCATAGCCTTCGCCATCGCGCCGGGCATTGCGCCATGACTTGCCCAGCAGATCGATCATCTCGTCATCCACTTTCGGCTTGCTGTCGGACTTGGGCTCGGTGGTCGGGGTTTCGGTTTCCTCGACTTCCTCGTCGCCTGCGATCAGCGCGTCGATATCGATGAAACGCGTGCAGGCATTCTGGAACGCCTCGGGCGCCTTGGCGCTGCCGAATCCATAGACTGTCAGCCCGTCCTGCCGCAGCCGGGTGACCAGCGGGGTGAAATCGCTGTCACTGCTCATAATGCCGAAACCGTCGACCTTGCCTTGATACAGCAGATCGATCGCATCGATGGTCATCGCCATGTCCGTGGCGTTCTTGCCCTTGGTCAGGTCGAACTGCTGCTGGGGGCGAATGCCATAGCGATTGGTAAGTCCGGCCCATTTCGTCAGCGCGGGCTTGGCCCAATTGCCATAGGCGCGGCGGATGTTGACCTGTCCCAGCTTGGCCAAGGCGGTCAGGACGGGATCGATACCGCGCGGCGTGGTGTTATCCGCGTCGATCAGCAGGGCGATGTTCTTAAGCGATTCTTCGGTCATGAACCGCGATGTGTGGCTGCGGCGTGCCGATTGCAAGCGGGCCTTCGCCTGTAACCGGAATCAGCCGCGACGGCGACGACCGCGTGCGCGCGGCTGCATTTCGTCGACCAGCTGGCGGAACAGATCGGGACGGACGATTCGTTCGAACTGGAAACCGGCGCGGCCATCGGCCACCCAGATGACATGCGCCTCAATCCGGCCGATGACAGGCAGACGGATCAGCACGCGCTCGCCCCGACCCAGCGGGCTTTCGCCCGCAATCATAAATCCGTTGGCCGAAAGATTGACGATCTGGAGATGCACGTCGCCCAGCCGGCGATGCTCTGCCAGAACCGGAAAGTCGACCGGGTGCCGCGCTGCGCGCCGAAGATCGGTTACCGATAGTTGCGCCCCGCCAAGCACTGCTCATCTCCTTCAAGGTCCGGAAGACCGAGCCTAAGCGGAAATGGCGAATAAAACGTTAAATATGTTGTGTTTGGAGTCGGGTGCGGCTCAGGCTTTCCGGGTCAGCAGTCCGTGCCGCTTTTTCCCCAGCGACAGCTTGATCGTCTGTCCGCCCGCAGGCTGCACGATCATCTGCGGATCGCCGACGGCGGCATCGTCCAGCCTGACCGCGCCTTCGGCCACCTTGCGTTTTGCCTCGCCATTCGACTTGGTGAAACCGATGGCGGTCAGCGCGGCGACTAGCGGCATGCCTTCGGCAGGGATGGCAAGTTCGGGCAGATCGTCGCCCACGCCGCCCTTGGCGAACACATCTTCTGCCGTTTTTCGCGCACTGGCGGCGGCATCCGCGCCGCGGCACAGGCTCGTCACCTCGTCCGCAAGGAGGATCTTGGCATCGTTAATGGCACTGCCTTCCAGCGATTCCAGCTGCGCGATTTCGTCCAGCGGGACATCGGTGAACAGGCGCAGGAAACGCCCGACGTCACGGTCGTCGCAATTGCGCCAATATTGCCAGAAATC
Coding sequences:
- a CDS encoding NYN domain-containing protein, which codes for MTEESLKNIALLIDADNTTPRGIDPVLTALAKLGQVNIRRAYGNWAKPALTKWAGLTNRYGIRPQQQFDLTKGKNATDMAMTIDAIDLLYQGKVDGFGIMSSDSDFTPLVTRLRQDGLTVYGFGSAKAPEAFQNACTRFIDIDALIAGDEEVEETETPTTEPKSDSKPKVDDEMIDLLGKSWRNARRDGEGYARLSEVGQIAGNRSSFDVRNYGYKRLSDLLRSLEHFEVKEKDGHLVVKRLR
- a CDS encoding lysoplasmalogenase family protein — its product is MVKRALIERRPWLLLSIVSAIVWWLAIDGTQTPGAYQLVLKGVPVGLLAVYAWQRSLGTDGTLVALTMLVAAIGDALITLEYGWGGLVHALSQLIVIALYWRNHRPGVKPAVMASGLAAVVVAPVLAWFLMVGETGQGAVAASAALLAITAAMAWLSRFPRQRVGLGALLYLLSELLLIAVGARLVQGGALEQSARELVWPLYYIGQLLVTTGIVTTLRNERR
- the trmFO gene encoding methylenetetrahydrofolate--tRNA-(uracil(54)-C(5))-methyltransferase (FADH(2)-oxidizing) TrmFO, which gives rise to MTTNAQQIHIIGGGLAGSEAAWQLARRGFHVRLSEMRGANLPDGGATTDAHHTDGLAELVCSNSFRSDDDTSNAVGLLHYEMRQCDSLIMRAAAETQVPAGSALAVDRDIFSAHVEKALAEMPNVTIVRERIDVLPAEGHVIVATGPLTAASLAQSIGAATGADSLAFFDAIAPIVHRDTVDMDICWMASRWDKGDTKDYINCPMNKEQYLAFRQGLLDGKKTEFKEWEANTPYFEGCMPIEVMAARGEDTLRFGPMKPVGLDNPHTATPEFPKGRWPYAVVQLRQDNMLGTLWNMVGFQTKLKHGAQKELFRTIPGLENAEFARLGGLHRNTFLNSPILLDRQLRLKSAPHIRFAGQITGCEGYVESAAVGLMAGMMAASELAGRDWQSPPRTTAMGALLSHITGDAEAETYQPMNVNFGLFPMPDEDVKKKERKRAYTDRAKRDMAAWLGTAKAAEPA
- a CDS encoding PilZ domain-containing protein, yielding MLGGAQLSVTDLRRAARHPVDFPVLAEHRRLGDVHLQIVNLSANGFMIAGESPLGRGERVLIRLPVIGRIEAHVIWVADGRAGFQFERIVRPDLFRQLVDEMQPRARGRRRRG
- a CDS encoding EF-hand domain-containing protein; translated protein: MNRMVLGAFGALLLVAIGVFWWQGRAVESPAAPLPEAEEAGAARPDADAIPAADVGGMQGPALPTAVEMTREQERFFRYDRNRDLEITRNEMLSTRVAAFRKLDKDGNNLLTFEEWAVTTVDRFEKMDADHNQRLTPAEFATSAPKRTARKPASKCSC
- the gyrA gene encoding DNA gyrase subunit A, with protein sequence MKTSYLDYAMSVIVARALPDVRDGLKPVHRRILYAAQVGGYHSNRPFRKSAKIVGEVMGSYHPHGDSAIYDALARMTQDWSMRLPLIDGQGNFGSMDPDPPAAMRYTESRLAKAAEPLLNDLDKDTVDFVDNYDGSEQEPSVLPARFPNLLVNGAGGIAVGMATNIPPHNLGEVIDGCLAMMDNPAISIDELFEIIPGPDFPTAPLILGQAGARAAYREGRGSILQRCRHEIETRRGDRQSIVLTSIPFQVGKAGLVEKIAEAAKDKRIEGIADIRDESNRAGMRVVVDLKRDASPEVVLNQIWRYTPAQSSFPANMLAIRGGRPETLNLRDILQSFIHFREDVITRRTKYELNKARERAHILLGLVIAVSNLDEVVRIIRGSATPQLARETLLAREWEMGEIAPYIRLVEAIEDHEDAGDAAAYRLSERQVRAILDLRLHRLTAMGRDEIGEELEKLSVDIKEYLSILADRVKLYGVMRDELLEVREKFATPRKCEIAPAWDGVDDEDLIERDDMVVTVTMDGYIKRTPLSTFRAQHRGGKGRSGMSTKDEDAVSSLFVTSTHNPVLFFSTSGKVYRLKVWKLPEGGPATRGRPIVNLLPALDPGETIATVLPLPEDEDSWGALHVVFATALGSVRRNSMDAFTNIPSNGKFAMRFDEASGDRLIGVALLDSSHDVLLASRNGKAIRFAAEDVREFQSRTSTGVRGMTLKDGDEVVSLSILKELTADSEQRDAYLKVAPWKDDAAERTEDQQAMADAEEFVLTVCANGYGKISSAYEYRKTGRGGQGIVNIDNIARNGPVVNSFAANVSDQLMLVTDKAKLIRINLASLRVLGRNTAGVRLFDVGKNEHVVSVARIDEEEAPETEAEEAIVEEMVGRNAEETQPDPTQDRDDEQPGEE